One Pyrus communis chromosome 13, drPyrComm1.1, whole genome shotgun sequence genomic window carries:
- the LOC137712113 gene encoding blue copper protein-like, which yields MALKNTVAVSFIIMMIFFGACSATVYTVGGDLEGWTDSGAVDYNKWASSKKFYVGDEFIFNYKHEYDFVMIVTQADYDYCIPSLPLSHYGTFTALTFDIPGTYYVICGEPGHCKAGQKIKIKINALEIEHPVVSPSPSPSPSAPSGSPSNAKAMSPSSKITRQLPVLNLVMVGGAATALLMLVAWASHFIYRRLNASMFQAEKSSQVV from the coding sequence ATGGCTCTAAAAAACACTGTTGCCGTGAGTTTCATCATCATGATGATTTTCTTTGGTGCTTGTTCCGCTACTGTTTATACGGTTGGCGGCGATTTGGAAGGGTGGACTGACAGTGGCGCGGTTGATTACAACAAGTGGGCTTCATCGAAAAAGTTCTATGTGGGCGACGAGTTCATATTTAATtacaaacatgaatatgattttGTGATGATAGTCACTCAAGCAGATTATGACTATTGCATTCCATCACTTCCTCTATCTCATTACGGTACCTTCACCGCCTTAACTTTTGATATACCCGGCACCTACTATGTTATTTGCGGTGAACCTGGTCACTGCAAAGCCGGCCAAAAGATTAAAATCAAGATCAATGCCCTCGAAATAGAACATCCAGTGGTTAGTCCAAGCCCCTCTCCTTCTCCATCCGCGCCATCAGGTTCTCCTTCTAATGCCAAAGCAATGTCGCCAAGCTCAAAAATCACACGACAGCTCCCGGTTCTTAATCTTGTGATGGTCGGTGGGGCTGCTACCGCGCTTCTTATGTTGGTGGCTTGGGCTTCGCATTTTATCTACCGCCGTTTAAATGCATCCATGTTCCAAGCCGAGAAGAGCTCCCAAGTAGTTTAA